The Bdellovibrionales bacterium sequence CCTCTTTAAAACCGGCATCTAAGGTCTGCTCATCCCCTTTTTTGTATTCAAAATCTTCACCCTCTTCGGTGATATCTTTAAGACGAATAATCATATTTAAACCTAATCTTTTAAAAATTCTTTTTTTGTCATTTTACGCTGGTTATTGAGTTCGCACACCAAAGGAACGGCGGTTTCGAATTCAAAACTAATAATCTCCTCATCGGACATCCCCGAGAGATGTTTCACAAGAGCCCGCAGGCTGTTTCCATGGGCGACGATCAAAACATTTTTACCCGCCGCAATCTGAGGCTCGATATTTTTCTCCCAATAGGGAATCACCCGCTCCACGGTTTCCTTCAACGCTTCCCCTTTGGGAAGTTGAATTCCCTTGTAACGTCGATCTTTACCTAACTCATCATTCTCAAGCAAAGGGGGAAGGGTTGCATAGCTTCGCCGCCACTGGTGGACTTTTTCGTCGCCATACTTCTCGGCCGTTTCTTTTTTATTGAGGCCCTGGAGCGCTCCGTAGTGGCGCTCGTTGAGTTGCCAAGCTTTGGTCGTCGGCACCCACTCCTGTTGGAGCTCGGTCTGTATCAGCCAGGTCGTTTTGATCGCACGGCGAAGGACCGATGTGAATACGACATCGAATTCGTAGCCTTTGTTTTTAAGAATTTTGCCGGCGCGCATGGCTTCTTCTTTGCCTTTATCGGTGAGGTCCACATCCACCCACCCGGTAAAACGATTCTGTAAATTCCACTCACTTTGACCATGACGAACAAGAACTAGCACGGATCTTCCTCTGTGATTGATTAGTTTGTCAGAGATGTTTACTGGAGAATTTGTGAGAAGTGTATCGGGTAGAAAAAAAGGCGATGCTGCAGCATCCTGCTACGAGGTTTTTCATCCTAAAAACCATCGCCCGTCCCACTTTCAAGGCTAAGAGAAATCCTTCCCGCTTACAAATAATATTGCTATGCGTAAACAAAACTAGATTGTTTTATTTGTGTCAGCAAGATCAAGGTCGGGCTCAGCGGGGATGAAGATTGAGGTTAGAGGACACTGCTCACCTAGCGCTTCAACTATTCTAAAATGTCGATGTGACCGAACTTCATGTCCACAGAGAGCGGAATCCCATCTCCACTTTTGAAAGCTTCGATTTCACTATTCACATCCCCGTCACCGACA is a genomic window containing:
- the gpmA gene encoding 2,3-diphosphoglycerate-dependent phosphoglycerate mutase — its product is MLVLVRHGQSEWNLQNRFTGWVDVDLTDKGKEEAMRAGKILKNKGYEFDVVFTSVLRRAIKTTWLIQTELQQEWVPTTKAWQLNERHYGALQGLNKKETAEKYGDEKVHQWRRSYATLPPLLENDELGKDRRYKGIQLPKGEALKETVERVIPYWEKNIEPQIAAGKNVLIVAHGNSLRALVKHLSGMSDEEIISFEFETAVPLVCELNNQRKMTKKEFLKD